Proteins found in one Triticum aestivum cultivar Chinese Spring chromosome 4D, IWGSC CS RefSeq v2.1, whole genome shotgun sequence genomic segment:
- the LOC123098708 gene encoding vacuolar protein-sorting-associated protein 37 homolog 1 isoform X1, with translation MSWRIPLFGSSQQQQQQQQQPEPNFQNISTQSWYPPSVGGSSSHPSTPSSSGASPHQRASDHPQPSSRGQPSPAEAAGIIARLRDKSVDELQRLLKDKESYNAFFNSLDQVKTQNNLRDELRKETLQLARENLEKEQRISELRNQCTIIRTTELAAAEDRLAELERQKDEIMKSYSPAALLNKLQSTMAKLDEESEELHQKFLEKDVDLPTFVQKYKKLRAAHHKCALLHLSGKASLR, from the exons ATGAGCTGGAGAATTCCTCTTTTCGG CAGCtctcagcagcaacagcagcagcagcagcaacctgaACCAAATTTCCAGAACATATCTACGCAATCTTGGTACCCTCCCTCGGTAGGTGGTTCATCTTCACATCCATCCACACCCAGCTCTTCCGGTGCTAGTCCACACCAAAGAGCTTCAGATCATCCTCAGCCTTCATCACGTGGCCAACCGTCTCCAGCTGAAGCTGCAGGGATAATTGCTCGTTTGAGGGATAAGAG TGTTGATGAGCTGCAGAGGCTGTTAAAGGACAAAGAGTCATATAATGCTTTTTTCAATTCACTTGACCAAGTTAAAACACAGAACAAT TTACGCGATGAGCTTAGAAAGGAGACCCTGCAGCTTGCGA GAGAAAATTTAGAAAAGGAGCAGCGGATTTCAGAGCTCAGGAATCAG TGTACTATAATCAGAACCACAGAACTAGCTGCCGCTGAGGACAGGTTGGCCGAGTTGGAAAGGCAAAAGGACGAGATTATGAAGTCCTATTCTCCTGCTGCGCTGCTCAACAAGCTGCAAA GTACAATGGCGAAGCTGGACGAGGAGTCAGAGGAGCTGCACCAAAAGTTCCTGGAGAAGGATGTCGACCTGCCAACCTTCGTGCAGAAGTACAAGAAGCTCCGCGCTGCGCACCACAAGTGTGCGCTGCTCCACCTCTCCGGCAAGGCCTCGCTTCGCTGA
- the LOC123098708 gene encoding vacuolar protein-sorting-associated protein 37 homolog 1 isoform X2 yields MSWRIPLFGSQQQQQQQQQPEPNFQNISTQSWYPPSVGGSSSHPSTPSSSGASPHQRASDHPQPSSRGQPSPAEAAGIIARLRDKSVDELQRLLKDKESYNAFFNSLDQVKTQNNLRDELRKETLQLARENLEKEQRISELRNQCTIIRTTELAAAEDRLAELERQKDEIMKSYSPAALLNKLQSTMAKLDEESEELHQKFLEKDVDLPTFVQKYKKLRAAHHKCALLHLSGKASLR; encoded by the exons ATGAGCTGGAGAATTCCTCTTTTCGG CtctcagcagcaacagcagcagcagcagcaacctgaACCAAATTTCCAGAACATATCTACGCAATCTTGGTACCCTCCCTCGGTAGGTGGTTCATCTTCACATCCATCCACACCCAGCTCTTCCGGTGCTAGTCCACACCAAAGAGCTTCAGATCATCCTCAGCCTTCATCACGTGGCCAACCGTCTCCAGCTGAAGCTGCAGGGATAATTGCTCGTTTGAGGGATAAGAG TGTTGATGAGCTGCAGAGGCTGTTAAAGGACAAAGAGTCATATAATGCTTTTTTCAATTCACTTGACCAAGTTAAAACACAGAACAAT TTACGCGATGAGCTTAGAAAGGAGACCCTGCAGCTTGCGA GAGAAAATTTAGAAAAGGAGCAGCGGATTTCAGAGCTCAGGAATCAG TGTACTATAATCAGAACCACAGAACTAGCTGCCGCTGAGGACAGGTTGGCCGAGTTGGAAAGGCAAAAGGACGAGATTATGAAGTCCTATTCTCCTGCTGCGCTGCTCAACAAGCTGCAAA GTACAATGGCGAAGCTGGACGAGGAGTCAGAGGAGCTGCACCAAAAGTTCCTGGAGAAGGATGTCGACCTGCCAACCTTCGTGCAGAAGTACAAGAAGCTCCGCGCTGCGCACCACAAGTGTGCGCTGCTCCACCTCTCCGGCAAGGCCTCGCTTCGCTGA
- the LOC123100367 gene encoding replication protein A 70 kDa DNA-binding subunit E — translation MYIRRQTVVTEIEGDIDSIPLYSFEFVNFKDLRSRCGDNSLLTDVLGHVVGVGELQEVTKRSRVIEICNASIRDLRGKVLGVTLYGDIASGFAEDMAEKGKDASVVAVFAGISVDSSSSVCSTTSSEYYLDLEIPAVQEFHANLRIQQANPVPKKTPAQKLAESWRTIKQLKSLDPEEYDEDTTFLCRVSLIDIDCSNGWCYLGCDTCQKSMYGAPRKYKCARCGPIKRPVQWYKLKAKVEDATGTMDLIIFCEVAEELVGVSAEELVDNIEEDDEWYALPEEIEDLIGSTHTFQVFDKYVNGSFAVRSIMDDASVPPPAGAASDCKEEKADPEGSQKPSKRLRGDDDSIN, via the exons ATGTACATTAGAAGGCAGACCGTGGTCACTGAGATAGAAGGAGATATTGATTCGATTCCCCTCTACAGCTTTGAGTTTGTTAATTTTAAGGATCTCCGTTCTAGGTGTGGCGACAACAGCTTATTGACAG ATGTTCTGGGACACGTAGTAGGTGTCGGGGAGCTACAGGAGGTCACAAAAAGATCCCGCGTTATAGAAATTTGCAATGCAAGCATTCGGGACTTGAG AGGAAAGGTACTGGGTGTCACACTGTATGGTGATATTGCTTCTGGTTTTGCTGAGGATATGGCCGAGAAAGGCAAAGACGCCTCAGTTGTTGCTGTCTTTGCAGGGATATCTGTTGATTCCTCGTCATCGG TTTGCTCTACAACGTCTTCAGAGTACTATCTGGATTTGGAAATACCAGCGGTGCAAGAATTCCATGCGAA TTTGCGCATTCAGCAAGCAAACCCTGTTCCGAAGAAAACACCAGCTCAGAAGTTAGCCGAGAGTTGGCGAACAATCAAACAGCTAAAGAGCCTTGATCCGGAAGAGTATGACGAG GATACCACGTTTTTGTGCAGAGTCTCCCTGATAGACATAGATTGCAGCAATGGCTGGTGCTACCTTGGATGCGACACCTGCCAGAAGTCCATGTACGGGGCCCCAAGGAAATACAAGTGCGCCCGATGTGGTCCGATCAAGAGGCCAGTTCAGTG GTACAAGCTGAAGGCGAAGGTGGAAGATGCCACCGGCACAATGGACCTGATTATCTTCTGCGAGGTGGCGGAGGAGCTGGTCGGTGTCTCTGCAGAGGAGCtcgtcgataacatcgaggaagacGACGAGTGGTACGCCCTGCCAGAGGAAATTGAGGATCTTATTGGCTCGACACACACCTTCCAGGTTTTCGACAAGTACGTGAACGGGAGCTTCGCGGTGAGGTCGATCATGGACGATGCTAGCGTCCCACCCCCTGCTGGAGCCGCTAGTGATTGCAAGGAGGAGAAGGCTGACCCTGAGGGGAGCCAGAAGCCTAGCAAGCGCCTGCGAGGGGACGACGACTCGATCAACTAG